Genomic DNA from Planifilum fimeticola:
CAGAAACAAAAGTGGCTCACCTTTCTGTGCGATCCGAAACATGCCCGCCTCGGGGCCGTCTGTCTCACCGAGCCGGGAGCCGGTTCCGATTTCGGAGCCATTCAGACCCGGGCGGTCCGCCGGGGGGATGAGTGGGTCATAAATGGCCGGAAGTGCTTCATCACCAACGGGGGAATCGCCGATCTGTACCTGGTCTTCGCCAAGACGAAGCCGGAGGACGGCTACAACGGGGTTTCCCTCTTTCTCGTCCCGAAAGACGCGCCGGGGGTCTCCGGGGGAAAAAAGGAGCGCAAGATGGGACAGCGAGCCTCCCACACCGGTGATGTCATCTTTGAAGATTGCCGGATTCCCGCCGAATTCCTGGTGGGCGAGGAGAACCGGGGTTTTTACTACGCGATGAAGATGTTGGAGCACTCCAGGCCGACCGTGGGGGCGGCGGCGGTGGGAGTGGCCCGGGCCGCCTGGGAATACGCCCTGGACTACGCCAAGAAGCGCGTCCAATTCGGTAGGCCCATTTTTCACAACCAGTCGATCTCCTTCATGCTCGCCGACATGCGTACCAAGATTGACGCGGCCCGGTTCCTGGTGTGGCGGGCCGCCGAGCTGGCGGACCGGGGCGAGTCCTGCGCCCTGGAGGGCAGCATGGCCAAGGCCTACGCCGCGGAGGTGGCCATGGAGGTTACCACCCAAGCGGTGCAGATTCTCGGGGGATATGGCTACATGCGGGACTTCCCCGTGGAGAAGTGGATGCGCGACGCCAAGGTGCTGAGCATTTACGAGGGAACGACTCAGATCCAGAAACTGGTCATGACCCGTCTGATGTAAGGGAGGCCGTGCCTGCTTTTCTCCAAATATTTGGGAAGGATATCAGAGGTTTGCTGTAGAAACTCGGACATAAGCACCGCATATCCCGACCACCGAGGTGGCCGGAATGATTTGCCGGCGACCGCGTCGTCAGGTCTGCGGGTCATGGCCGGGAGGGAAGGGAACGCACTTCCGCAGTTCCGCGAATCGGAGGACAGAGTGGACGAGGCCAATTCTTTTTCCTCCATATTCCGTATTTTTCGATGGGCAAACAATACAATAGATTACGGAAGCGGCGCACATTCCGAAGTCCCTTCCTCCTGCGCGTCTTCCTTTTCCCTCTTTTGTTCCGCCCGCAATAACACCTATAATG
This window encodes:
- a CDS encoding acyl-CoA dehydrogenase family protein, with the translated sequence MISFQMTDEQREMQRLARRFAEEEMRPVAPECDEQERFPRDVYEKAHRAGLITYRFPEEYLGGGVDSLLTSCIISEELFWGCAGMATSFGVTALAAGLIHQFGTEQQKQKWLTFLCDPKHARLGAVCLTEPGAGSDFGAIQTRAVRRGDEWVINGRKCFITNGGIADLYLVFAKTKPEDGYNGVSLFLVPKDAPGVSGGKKERKMGQRASHTGDVIFEDCRIPAEFLVGEENRGFYYAMKMLEHSRPTVGAAAVGVARAAWEYALDYAKKRVQFGRPIFHNQSISFMLADMRTKIDAARFLVWRAAELADRGESCALEGSMAKAYAAEVAMEVTTQAVQILGGYGYMRDFPVEKWMRDAKVLSIYEGTTQIQKLVMTRLM